The genomic window GAGGTTAAAGTGCATAACGTCAACTCCCCAGTCTCCGGGTCTTGCCACTCCCACAAGGGCGTTGAAGTTGGCTCCGTCCATGTAGAGGAGAGCGTCCCTCTTGTGGAGCTCCTCAGCCATTCTTTTTACCTTTCTTTCAAATATCCCAAGGGTGTTCGGATTGGTTATCATCAGTGCCGCCGTATCTTCTCCGAGCTTCTTCATAAAGTCTTCCCAGTCCAGCTCTCCGTTCTCGTCACTTTTAACCGTAACCACATCAAAGCCGCATATGGCAGCGGAAGCTGGATTCGTTCCGTGGGCTGAGTCTGGTATCAGAATCTTTCTCTTCTTGTCGTTTCCCCTGTCTCTGTGGTAAGCGAGGATTAAGAGGAGTCCGAGGAACTCTCCCTGAGCGCCAGCTGCCGGCTGGAGAGATACGTCCGCAAAACCTCCCAATTCTTTTAGAAGCTCTTTTAGCTCGTAAGCTACCCTCAGTGTTCCCTGTACCAGCTCCTCTGGAGTCAGCGGGTGGACGCTGAGGAACTCAGGCATGTTTGCCAGCTCCTCGTTTATCCTCGGGTTGTACTTCATAGTGCAGGAACCCAGTGGGACCATCGTGGTATCTATGGCGTAGTTGAGCTGGGAGAGCTTAGTAAAGTGCCTTACTACCTCCAGCTCGGAGAGCTCTGGGAGATTTAATTCTCTCCTTATATATCCTTCCGGTATAACCTCTGTAAGGTTTACCCTCGGAACATCAAGCTCCGGGAGTCTGTAACCTTTTCTGCCTTCCTTTGTCAGCTCAAAGAGGAGTTCCATAGGGGAAATATTTTACCTTCAAGGCTGTAAGTTCGCCTTCAGCTTTGAAGTATATCTGGTATTACTAACCGTTTCTAACCCTTCCGGACGCCCTGTTAAAAAACTTTACAGCACTGCCGATTTAATTCTTTGACAAAACCAATAGGAGGTGTCAGCCATGGCTCTAAGAATCAACTTCAACTATGAGGCGGCTGTGACGCACACAGCCCTCAAGCAGAACGAGAGGCTTATGAACAAGTCTCTCCTGAGGCTCTCAACAGGTCTCAGAATTCTGAACGCTGCGGACGATTCCGCAGGTCTGTTCATAGCTGACCAGCTTGCCGTTGTCTCCGCCGGTCTTGAACAGGGTAACAGAAACATCCAGACGGGAATATCCGCCCTCCAGATAGCGGAGAACTCCTCCGGACAGATTTACAACAAACTAAAGGAGATCTATGTCAAAGCTGAGAATGCTGCCAACGACATCAACGACCCCAACGCAAGGGCAGCTCTCCAGAAGGAGATAAGCAACCTCGTTGACGCCATTCAGAAGATAGGAACGGACACCGAGTACAACGGGATAAAGCTCCTTGACGGAACCTTCGCCGGAAAGTCCATACACTACGGACCGAGGTACGGACAGACGGTTACAGTTAACATAGGCGACGTGAGGGCACAGAGCCTGGGTGCTTACATAGTGAGCGGAAACGGAGGTGTATATACAAGTGCTGCAGACAAGCCAATAACTGGTTTGGAAACGGACAAAGATGATTATGCCCTTGCCAACGGTGAAGAGCTCAGGGTTGGAGGTCAGGTTGTCCTTCAGGGAACAGCTACAACTGTCCTCGTAGATGCGGCAACCGCCGCTAACAACATAAACAACGACGCTACCCTTCAGGCGGCGGGCATAGAGGCGGTTGCAAAGAACAAGAGCACCGGAGCGGATTTTACAGGTGTTGTGTCAGGTGATGCCGGAGACACTGTCACGTTGCATTTCTATGTTGGTGCAAGGGATATAACATCTCCCAACTTTTCCATAACAGGAGTCACAACAACTACCACACTTTCAGACCTTGTTACTCAGATTAACAGCCAAGCTTCTGCAACGGGGACACCTATAACTGCAAGAGCGGAAAACGGTAAGCTCGTTCTTGAAACGACCAACGGAGAAACGATAGCTATAGAGGCTGAAGTTACTGCCGATGCTGGATCAAACAATAACGTCGCTGTTAACTTCTCCCAGCTTATAGAAGGTGCTTCGGATGTAACAGGATTGGCTGATACGCAAAAAGCCTACGCCGTCAAAGTAGGTGAGCTACAGATTTACGGAACCGACAGCTTCGTTGTGAATGAGAGTGGTATAGATATAGTCGGTGGGAGCGGTCCGGACACTTCCATCACTGCAACCTTGAACAACCTCTACTCCATAGACGTTTCTACCAACTCAGGAGCTGAGACTGCGCTCCTTATAATAAAGAAGGCGATACAGAAGGTTGATACGGTTCGTTCCGAGATAGGTGCTGTTATGAACAACCTCCAGACAATATTTGACGCCCAGAAGGTCGCTCAGGACAACACCAACGAAGCTGAGAACGTCATAAGGAACGTGGACTTCGCTGAGGAGATGAAGAACTTCACGACGATGCAGATAAGGATGCAGTCCGGTGTTGCAATGCTCGCACAGGCGAACACCCTGCCCCAGCTCGTCCTACAGCTACTGAGGTAACAGCCTTTGAGGAGGGGAGGCTTGCCCTTCCCTCCGCCCTAAAAAGGAGAAGGAGCCATGAGGGTGAACGGTAAAGGCTCCGAGGTGGACATTGAACTTCTCAGGCAGGTTCAGAGGGAGGTTCAACCCCATAAGGGAGTGGAGTCTGTTAAGAGAGACATTGAAAGGAGGGCAGAGGAAAGCCTCCAGGAAAGCTCCATGAGCAGGGAGGAGCTCCAAAAGCTTCTCAGGGAAATTCAGAGGAAGCTTGATTACCTCAACAGATACCTGAAGATAGATATAGACGACCAGCTTGAGATACCGGTTGTGAAGGTTTTTGAGAGGGACACCAACAGACTTATCCGTCAGATACCCCCCGACTATGTCCTTGAGCTTATGAAGAGAATTGACCAGATGCTCGGTGTTCTGCTGAGCGAGAGGGTTTAGTATGGCTGGTGAACTCTTTCTGTCTGGACTTACGGGAACTAACTTTGACGGGGGTGCTATAGTTGACCAGATAATGCAGCTCA from Hydrogenivirga caldilitoris includes these protein-coding regions:
- the gcvPB gene encoding aminomethyl-transferring glycine dehydrogenase subunit GcvPB, whose translation is MELLFELTKEGRKGYRLPELDVPRVNLTEVIPEGYIRRELNLPELSELEVVRHFTKLSQLNYAIDTTMVPLGSCTMKYNPRINEELANMPEFLSVHPLTPEELVQGTLRVAYELKELLKELGGFADVSLQPAAGAQGEFLGLLLILAYHRDRGNDKKRKILIPDSAHGTNPASAAICGFDVVTVKSDENGELDWEDFMKKLGEDTAALMITNPNTLGIFERKVKRMAEELHKRDALLYMDGANFNALVGVARPGDWGVDVMHFNLHKTFSTPHGGGGPGSGPVGVSERLKPYLPVPQVEFDGKKYYLNWNIPKSVGKLLAFYGHFGMWLRALAYILSYGREIDKVAKYAVLNARYLRSLLKGVFNDPYSHVPCMHEFVLSATNLLKYNTNAMGVAKRLLDYGFYAPTVYFPLVVREALMIEPTETEDPDTLREFAEALKSIVKEAKENPDRLNKAPFRTPVRRIKEAEANRKPVLRYRGK
- a CDS encoding flagellin, translating into MALRINFNYEAAVTHTALKQNERLMNKSLLRLSTGLRILNAADDSAGLFIADQLAVVSAGLEQGNRNIQTGISALQIAENSSGQIYNKLKEIYVKAENAANDINDPNARAALQKEISNLVDAIQKIGTDTEYNGIKLLDGTFAGKSIHYGPRYGQTVTVNIGDVRAQSLGAYIVSGNGGVYTSAADKPITGLETDKDDYALANGEELRVGGQVVLQGTATTVLVDAATAANNINNDATLQAAGIEAVAKNKSTGADFTGVVSGDAGDTVTLHFYVGARDITSPNFSITGVTTTTTLSDLVTQINSQASATGTPITARAENGKLVLETTNGETIAIEAEVTADAGSNNNVAVNFSQLIEGASDVTGLADTQKAYAVKVGELQIYGTDSFVVNESGIDIVGGSGPDTSITATLNNLYSIDVSTNSGAETALLIIKKAIQKVDTVRSEIGAVMNNLQTIFDAQKVAQDNTNEAENVIRNVDFAEEMKNFTTMQIRMQSGVAMLAQANTLPQLVLQLLR
- a CDS encoding flagellar protein FlaG — translated: MRVNGKGSEVDIELLRQVQREVQPHKGVESVKRDIERRAEESLQESSMSREELQKLLREIQRKLDYLNRYLKIDIDDQLEIPVVKVFERDTNRLIRQIPPDYVLELMKRIDQMLGVLLSERV